From Danio rerio strain Tuebingen ecotype United States chromosome 2, GRCz12tu, whole genome shotgun sequence:
GTTGAAATaacttctctcagttaaacagcaTTTTGGAAATGTTTGACTAATtattacaatttcacaggagggctaataagtttgactttatCTGTATATATAAGCTGTCAAAAAGCTTGTGTTCATGGAGTCTGACAAGCTAAAATCCTTTAGGATTGTGAAAAATTGCACATGCAGAGTCACTAATACAGCCAATTAGCATCTGCAAATTATACAGCTAATTAGATTCCTCAGTCAACATTAAAATTGCAAGATTACTGGAGAGATGCTCGAAAACCCTCCATCTACCCCAGCTCTATAGTTTTAATTTTACCTGATAAACCTGGACTTCCTCTGTCCCCTTTGTGTCCAGGAGCTCCTGGTGGTCCTATTTTTCCTGGGGGTCCCTGTGCACCAATTCCTGCAGAGAGAGATTATCTCAATATCTCTCACTATCTATTAATTTGTCATTGCCTTATAATGTTCCATAACTACAATAactttatacaaaacaaaacaaacaaaaaaattgaacCTAGATCTCCCTTTTCTCCTTTTGGTCCAGGAAACCCATCTCTTCCATCTCTGCCAGGGCTGCCATTGTTTCCAGGTATGCCAGGAACACCAGCATAAGATGGACAACTACTCTCAGACGCGGATAATATAAGCCCAGACTCCATCATGAGAAGTACAGCACAGAGCTGATGCTTtaacagcgccatctgctgctcACTGTTGATATAAGCAAACAATTTCTGTTGCCGTGATATACATGCATATTACCATATACAAGCAACTTTTGCCtcatatttttaattctttacagGTAAAAGTCGTTCTGACAAAATGTGGTCTGACAAGTGGACaacacaaattacaaaaaattggCATACATTTACTTTAAAAGGCATAATCTTACCAACAGATCACGCCAAGTGATAAATGTGAACAGTATAGACTCTTACTCCGACTgcggcctcgtttacactaatacgttctAGTTTTAAAACGCTTTTTTTTTGCTACGGTTACTTCTTCCGTTCACACGGAGTTTTTGACCCCTAAACGGAGGCGTAGCTGCCAAGAATCGTTCCCTGATTGGGGCGACTTGTTTCTCAATACAAAGTACACAAAGTTTGGACTTGCATTCTTGTTGTATCTGAATAGGGAGAACGAAGGCGGGTAAATATttagtgtactttataacgtctCTCATCTCACCCTGGCTACACTGTttcattgtaaaatatataaatgaaaacattataTAAAGCACTGCCTCTTTTAACTGTGCTATTAACGACTCAAACATAcactgcatttattcatttagaagatttttttatccaaagtgattttaaaaagaattatAAGAATCATCCAAAGACAAGCTAGAAATACATTGTTACATTGAAATGGCACCCTTGAAGCTCCAGTCAGCATGTCTGACTGCGATAGTGACGCTCCTGAAGCTGCTGGTGCTCGATCTGGTCAGTGTTAGTGAAGCTCCTGATGCTGCAATCAGCATTGTGTCTGTCACAGGCTATATGCGAAGCTCCAATTCGCTTTGTGTCTGAGTGCTGATGCCACTGAAGCTCCGGTTCATCTCCAGTCTGACTTGAGTGAGAACATCCAACATTGTGCTCAGGTACAAAGGAACCTTTTTTGCTAATTAGGTTTTTATTTGATAATGATTTGACATGTACTCTGGTAATTGATTAATTATACAGACTATATGAATATAATTGAACTTCTAATCATAAATCCAAATTAATTTAGATGAATTATTATtctataatttttgttttttaattaatagtgTTCATTGGTTTGGATAAAGATGTcattgcttgtttttttaaattcccTTATTTAACTTTTACAGCCATCTTCAACCAGTATGAAGTTGCCAATCTGCTGGGTCAAGGAGGATTTGGAGCTGTTTGTGAAGGCAAGATGAATAAAAAATCAGTTAAAGATCAGTGAAAGATCAATAATTAGATTTTGACatttattaaattgaatttaaccTTTTTAAGTACCTAGTAATTTCCTTCATCCTAGTCATACCTGTTGCAAGTCTTTATAGTGTATGTTTTGTCCAGTGAGAATCTGACCTCTGTGTGTCAAACTGTCAGATGAACCAAATGATCTGACAGttattttcagatgttttttgtatatgtttataGTTACATAACATACCTGCTCTTGGTAATTAGGATTAATAAAGGATTAAAGGATCAATAATTGGATGTGGATtgattttccttttcttttttaagcGAATACATCAACAATGCAAGTAGAGTGTGGTTTATGTTtcatagcattttttaaatatttgtaaatataatctTCATTTAACCATAATCAAATCTGTCTTTCTCTTAGCCATGGTCTGATGGTTGTGGAGGTTGCCCCATTAATTCTATCAAATGAAGACACTGACCCCTAAATTAGCCAGCTGTAGGACTGGAATGGTAAGGAAGACTAttacatcctgatcctggagcggCCTGATCCCTGCGAGGACCTCTAATTTCGCCCAGAACTATGAAGGCAGACTCTGTGAATCGCTGGCACAGCTTGTCATGTGGCAAGCAACAACAGCCATGTATGTGAGCTGCCTACATGGTGTTTTCCACAGGGATTTTAAACAGGAAATCCTCCTGATCATCAAGGACATGCTAGAAATCAAACTCATCGACTCTGGCTGCGACAATCTCCTTGAGAGTGCTGAATATACCTTTATGGGTATGCACTGAAGCATTAGATTTccaaatatgaaaaaattaaatctgatcttttagaattattttattattaaagtttaataaatgtttcaatttTGTCTGTTCAAGTTTAAATTTTATTCTTGGTTTTCtacaaaaaaaactaagaaactgAAGAAAAggcaaagaaaaaaattacaaccatCCCATTCTAATAAGGAATCTACGTTTTTATGCAACTTGAAACAGTCAGGTCTAttctaaaagaaaagaaaaacattgaaTGTCAACAGTCAAAGGTTCAAAGCGTTTTATGCAACTGGCCACTGGATTAAAGTTCaatgacaaaacaaaaatctaactAAAACACTGCATATTTTCACAGCCTACCTGATTTCACCAAATAGGACATGTTCCTGATTTAAATAGCTGTTAATCCGTGATCACATTGTACTTGGCTAAATCATGACGTGCTATTTTTACTGTTCTCAATTTCAGACCCAtaatttatatgtaatatttgaaaagaagacaCCTAAAACACACCTATTTGTAACCTAAAAATCAAgatgaataaaaactgaaaaaagatgATAGATTTCACCTTCTGAGAAGTTCTCAGTGTTTGCTTAACGTAAATACACTTTGGCGATGGCATCTTTTGATATTATTGGGCTAGTTTTATAGGCCATTTAGGTAGATTTGTTGGGGAAAACTGGCAAACCCTGCCAGCACATGAAATGCTTGAGCACTTAAGAGATGCTCTGTAAACATTATGTGTTTTGTGAATTTGGTATCTTTGCTTTTCTATTATCACATCTCACATGTTTTACATTTTCAGATATCACAATAAAATACTAtaacagtaggtagtgctgttggctcacagcaagaaggtcgttgggtcgcAGGtccgagccttggctgggtcagttggcgtttctgtgaagagtttgcatgttctccctgtgtttgcgtgggtttcctccaggtgctctggtttccctcacagtccaaagacatgcggtacaggtgaattgggttggctaaattgtctgtagtgtattagtttgtgtgtgtgtgaatgtttcccagaggttgcggctgaaaggacatccgctgcgtaaaaatgtgctggataagtactGTGTACTGTGTATTGTCCGCTGTggcaccccagattaataaagggactaagccgacaagaaaatgaatgaatgaacaatgaaaTACTGAGAAATCACAGGAAATTGTGAAATATGCTAAATATTTAAACTACTTTTGCATTTCTTAGTAACACACCAACACATTCATTATTTCTTCAAGCttcgttatttttttaattttatttaattttccttcagcttagtcctcttatttatcaggggtcaccacagcaaaactgtcaacttatccagcatatgttttacacagcggatgcccttccagctgcaaccgagtacTGAAAAACACTCTcatatttacactcatacactacggccaaatttagttcatccaattcaccaacagcacatgtttttggactgtgggggacaccggagcacccggagaaaatccacgccaacagggggagaacatgcaaactccagacagaaatgccaactggtttaATCAGGACTCGAGATGGCAACCTTCTTGCTAcgatgcgacagtgctaaccaccgagccttACAACAACATTCAATGTTTGTCTATATATTAAGAACTGATTAAAGGAGAATCAGAAGTGAATTCATgagattatttcatttaaatgcttaaattaCATCAGACGTATAATATTTACTATGAAGTAGCTACTTGACTCGTGCCTGCATAAGACTGTTTTTGCTTTGCTAAactaagaaataaaagaaaactgctgtcaGATCACTGATCTTTATAATGCTAATTAtagtaatacaaaataataataatctcggtcagttggcatttctgtgtgcatgttctccctgtgtttgcgtgggtttcctatgggtgctccggtttgccccacagtccaaagatatgcggtataggggaattatttaaactaaattggccctagcgtgtgtgtgtgtgtgtgtgtgtgtgtgtgtgtgtgtgtgtgtgtgtgtgtgtgtgtgtgtgtgaatcagtgtgtattaGTGtttcctgtactgggttgcagctggaagggcatccgctgtgtaaaaatatatgctggatcagtcggtggttcattctgctgtggtgactcctgataaataaagggactaaactgaaggaaaatgaatgaattgaagaaTAATAATCTCTAATATAGATCAGTGGTTCAGAGGTAGCTATGGAAAAAAGAGAAAttttcagtttctctggatttaatgGATTTTATTAGgcaaaatttttacatttaatacagtTAATCAAAAAACTGCATGTTCAGAGTTATGAAATCAAATTTTCATTTCTTAACTCCTCTAAAGTTCAACATGTTAGAAAACTTgacatctttttattattttgtgcaaAAAAGCTGTATAGTGTGGTACACATTCTATTTGATCTCTATTTCGCATATGATGGGATACAGACTATCACAGCTGACATCATCCCATAAGCCTGAGTCTGCGATAGCACCACAATCTTGTGCTCCCTTATAGTTATCAGGCTGATTAGGACCCCAGTTGGTAAACGTCAGCTTCTTTCTATCAGTGTCTACAAACTCTCCCTCTTTTTCTCTGTCTGTGATTCTAATAAATAGCCTTTTAAAAGCACTGGATACAAATACTTTCAGTAATGCATTTTCTTCAAGAGTTCTTGGCAAAACTAAAGCTCCCCCATTGCTACTGCAGTACTGCATCCCCTTATCAAAAGTCTCCTCGACGTCATCAGTAACGTAATATTTCTGTCCAACTTTTTTGAACGTTTTAAAATTCACAACCTTCTCAATCAGGGCAATCTTGTCACTGAGTTTCTGGAGCTCAGATTTCAGTGAGTCAGACATGCAGTCCTGTCCTGGTAAGCCTGAAATTTGACAAAGGTATGAGAAGACATATGAAGGTATAgttttttgtattaaatataaattatttacaattcaAAGAACAtgattatattcacaaaaaaagttCATTTGAATCTTTTTAATGTTATATACCTGATGGTCCTCTTTCACCCTTTGCTCCGGCTGGTCCAGGTGGTCCTGCTTTACCTGGTGGCCCCTGCACATTCACTCCTGAGACAGTATAGTAGTATAAAACACACTTTATTGGAATCAGTGAAACAGTGATACAGATTTACTCTCACACTAACCTGGCTCTCCCTTCTCTCCTTTGGGTCCAGTGGCTCCATCTCTTCCGTCTCTCCCGTCTCTGCCAGGCAGACCATTGTGTCCCGGAGTACCAGGAACTCCAGCATAAGCAGGACAGTTTAGGCTCTGAGGGTCAGCAGCTCCAGCCAGCAGCTGCAGAACAAGCTGAAGGAGCAGAAGAGCCCCGAGGAACAGCTTcaacagcgccatctgctgggaCAAACAGAAAAACCTCACAGAACTTTTCCACAATCTTTAAAAGACGACTATTTCCTCGTTTGTTGTTTGCTGGAGATTAAATCCTTCAACTTAAGGTACCTCAGATAAATAGGGTTTAACTTTTGGAAGATTAATTATGGTGTATATTATTAGCATATAAGAGGTTTAGTAGTATATTACAATGTATACAGTACAGTTCTGCACGATCATAGCGCTTATGCCGAAACAAAACTACAACCTTGCCTTACTTACTATCAACATGTAGTAGCAcgagtttattaaataaaaatgtataattagtGAATATGtgttctttaaaaataatatctaAATGTTTGCTATATGGGAAAATTCTGAAactaaattatcattcatttattatttcttgACTGACAGATAAAGACTATTTCCTCGATTTAATTTTTGATTTATGAATTTCTAAAAGTTCTTCATGTGGTCCATCTGGGTAAGCATATAATCATAACACAAAATAGAGTGCATCATTATGCTTCTTTGCTGGATAAAAGAGTGCAGTTCacaatttctgttatttttaattatttcatttatttactgataTTTTAAGAATACATTCAGGTACTTACAAGTTTATTAATGTAGCCAATGTGTCTGTTCCTTAAGTCTGTAAGAAAATTGACTGGCGAGGAGGGTCGTCTGGTTTAAAATCTGTATGCTCGTTGTTGTGAATCTTGTAATCTTGTTCACCCTACCGCCCATATTTATGGTTAACTGTTTATGAGTATGACTCAGGTCAAAGGCCCATTTCAGAGaactattaataaaataagtcTGGGCCCAGAAATATTGGAGGTAGACTGTTAAATACGTGTGTGGAACAGCTCtctgaaatatttcattacatttttcgCAGTGTCTTATGTTACAAAGGGTTCCTGAAATTTAGAAAAATTCTGTTATTGTTCCTAAAGCCAAAAGGTTTCCTCAGGAGATAAATGATTTCAGGCCTGTTGCCCTTACATCATTAGTTATGAAGTGCTTTGACAAAATTGTTAAAGATTAAATTTTATATGAACAAAGGATAAGCTTAATCCATTGCAGTTTGCATTTAGACAAAGCAGGGGAGTTTAAGATTCTTGTTACACTGTTGAAACACCTGTTTAACCACCTGAAAAAGCCTAAGACTCATGCCAAATTGTTGTTTATTGATTTCTCTTATACTTTTAACATTATGAAACCATATTTGTTGATTGAGAAACTGACATCCCCTTTGAACTTGGATCTTAATATTAGTGGATGGATTATGTAATTTTAGTAGGGCGTCTGCAGTGTGTGTCAATGGTGATCCCTTGAGTTTCAGTATTGTACCACTGGGTCCTCTCAAGGTTGTTGCCTTTCACCTTTTGTTCATCATGTATACTTAATGATTGTCGCATTGTGAACGGAAATTGACATATCATAAAATAGGCTGATGATTCAGTGATTGTGAGTCTCCTCCATGAGCAGGATTTGGGGCATAGTCCTGTTGTGGAAGAATTTACTTCCTGGTGTGATAGATTTTTTCTCCAgttgaatgtaaataaaacaaaacacatggTGATAGATTACAGGAGGGTTTCTTCTACCCCGACAAGTTAAAGGTTTGGACATTGAAATTGTTGGCACACATAAATATTTAGGGGTTGTTATCAACAATATGTTGACATTCCAATCTAACATCCAGGCTGTCTATAAAAAAGAGCAACAAagactgttttcttttttttttaggaaacctAGATCATTTAGGGTTTGTACCTCtagtccaggggtcaccaatctctgtcttggagggccggtgtccctgcagggtttagctccaacttgcctcaacacacctgcctggatgtttcaagtataccttgcaaggccttgattagcttgttcaagtgtgtttgattaggattggagctaaaatctgccggacaccggccctccaggaacaagtttggtgacccctgctgtagccAATGATAACACTGTTCTATAATCAATttattgaatctgttttatctttcTGCATCGTAGCTTGGTATGGTCAAATAAGAACAGGTTGGATAGCCTTGTAAAGGTGGCAGGCAAGATTATTAGTTTTAACTAAGCAGGGCCAAAGGTAATGTATCAAAATTATGTCttaaagagagctcagggtattTTCGGCACCCCGGATCACCCATTGTACTCTGTGTTTCAGTTGTAGCCATCAGGATGTTGTTTTAGAATTCCTATAGGACAGAAAGAATTAGAGATTCTTTTATTGTGGCCATTAGGTTATTAAATAAGTCCAGGGGGAAGGGGCATGTATCTGACAATTgatttattgtatgttttatagtaaaaacttggtaatgtgtacatggaactttaCCTGTGTTATGGCAACTTGCTGGAGTTTTAGTTTCTCTAAACGTGATAATAAAGTTGAGTCTATTATACCTTTAAAATCATTTGCCAAAAGACTTAATTTACAGTAGGTGCATATTTTAATCAATCATGAACTGTACACATTGTTTGCAAAACATTTggtgcatttattttttgttatgtatattaaagagcccatattatacatgaaatagggtcatatcctggttgtaagggtctccaacaacagtctaatatgcatgcaaggtcaaaaaacactttcatggtcttataatctgcatttatttttacctaattatcccagcgactcctgtatgaatcgtccagtgattcatttgttcccaaacccctccttagcgcggagctaatctgcgctgattggaccgatgacagtctgtcgcgattggtcgactgccttcagtcagagagtgaaatggccaatagctaatcagcaatttaaaaagtaatcacagttcatacacgctcgatagtgtagacgtggagtttagctgccacactatggcgagtggatagtgccacggataaccgaacgaaggagacagtcgtgtactcgccataccacacacacacaaaaacacacacacacacctccggatgacaacgctcccgcttccgcccgcacccgccaggttttagcctgagaacccgctccgttttctgcccgccgccaaaaaatcacccagtatacagtccagacagccaagctgtcagtataaacacacacacacacacacagcacaaagctcgttcgttcgttcgttcgctctctctctcgctctctctcatacgcgcgcgtgcgcactaacacacacacaagcaccacgcagactctctctttctaattcgcatagcaatatccgtgatattgctagacagcccgctcccgtcccaaattaaacctgttaccgaccgctcccgcgattaattcggaaatttattcccgcggctgtccccgcgccagatttctgcggcgcgggaataaatttccgaatagaactcagaactctagcacggagctccataaacaaacagcacgcgtcgcgtttttaacgtgactttgcacgcgataagataaaatatccagttaacctgatacagtacacgcggttacaagtaacaaatcacaactaaatacatttgcaagctagagtcaacgaggcaacaactttaaccgcacgtacttacacttgagaaatggaagaaacccatcctgacgtccatcagttactctttactgatccttcctttaacaaactcagatgaagtattctttgtagcatgtagcttccagaagtttccaactgcttggttataatgctgatgtttcatctttgggtagagactcaatatatccatctgcagtgtgacttcaatcgaccggcatgtttgtgtgcgtgttgtttgtgggtgtgcgtgtgtttgtgggtgtgcgtgtgtttgtgggtgtgtgtgtgtgtctgggtttctgcgtcagagggcggggcctcaggtttgaaatctcccgggtttgcgcgtgcacgtgaataacttggtttcgttcgtacgtcatggcgaaacacctaatgagtcggtatcaaggcgactcgtttgaagcactatgagtcgactcttttatagatgaatcaaccgttttaaacactgtattcttacagatttaagccttagctggatacttcacttcacttagagctgtgttacacactacatggaggggaattttcaaaaacccataatatgggctctttaaatgtatcattttacATACTGAAGAACGTGCTTCACACTTAAATCTAAATAGTATCTCATAGGTTGTTTAAAAAACCCTAATGGTCAATATTTGCATTCTCATTTTGTGCAAATATACTACATGTCTATTTCACATATAATAGGACGTATGTCACCACAATTTCCATCATCCCAAGTGCCAGAAACCTCTATTACACCACAGTCTTGTCCTCCCCGGTAGTCATCAGGCTGACCAGGACCCCAGTTGGTAAAAGTTAGTTGCTTCCCCTCAATGTCTACAAACTGTCCTTCTGTTTCTCTGTCTGTGACTCCAATATACGGCTTTCCAGTACTTAAAGCACTGGATACTGACACCCTGACTAGAGCTTGGTTTTCTGCAGCAGTTTTTGGCACAACTAATGTTCCACCAGCATCCTTGCAGAATTTTATGCCATCATTAAAATTTCCCAAAATACCATCAGTGACGTAATATTTCTGTCCAACTCTCCTAAAGTTGCTGAAGCTCGCAGCTTTCTCAATGGTGTCAATCTCGGCTTTAAGATTCTGGATCTCAGACTTCAGGGACTCAATAACACTTTCACTTCCATGAGACCCTGAATAAAGAGTATTTATGTTAGATAGGTTGTAAACACACTTAATGTTCATGCACAATTATATATGCTGAAGTCCCCAAATTTTTACTTGAGGAATTTTGGTAATACTTTACTTTGAGGACAAATTCTCACTATACATGATGGCTGATTAGCagaatattacaaaataattatttttcaaatctcTTGATACTACCCCACACCTATACCGAACAGCACCTTATTAACTATGAATGGGGAGCAAATTAG
This genomic window contains:
- the hbl2 gene encoding mannose-binding protein A; this translates as MALLKLFLGVFLLLQLVLHVLVGAAEPQTLNCPIYAGVPGVPGHNGLPGRDGKDGRDGATGPKGEKGEPGVSVQGPPGKAGPPGLDGPQGERGPPGSHGSESVIESLKSEIQNLKAEIDTIEKAASFSNFRRVGQKYYVTDGILGNFNDGIKFCKDAGGTLVVPKTAAENQALVRVSVSSALSTGKPYIGVTDRETEGQFVDIEGKQLTFTNWGPGQPDDYRGGQDCGVIEVSGTWDDGNCGDIRPIICEIDM
- the mbl2 gene encoding mannose-binding protein C isoform X2, whose amino-acid sequence is MALLKLFLGALLLLQLVLQLLAGAADPQSLNCPAYAGVPGTPGHNGLPGRDGRDGRDGATGPKGEKGEPGVNVQGPPGKAGPPGPAGAKGERGPSGLPGQDCMSDSLKSELQKLSDKIALIEKVVNFKTFKKVGQKYYVTDDVEETFDKGMQYCSSNGGALVLPRTLEENALLKVFVSSAFKRLFIRITDREKEGEFVDTDRKKLTFTNWGPNQPDNYKGAQDCGAIADSGLWDDVSCDSLYPIICEIEIK
- the mbl2 gene encoding mannose-binding protein C isoform X1, which encodes MPIATPGGAVHLQMALLKLFLGALLLLQLVLQLLAGAADPQSLNCPAYAGVPGTPGHNGLPGRDGRDGRDGATGPKGEKGEPGVNVQGPPGKAGPPGPAGAKGERGPSGLPGQDCMSDSLKSELQKLSDKIALIEKVVNFKTFKKVGQKYYVTDDVEETFDKGMQYCSSNGGALVLPRTLEENALLKVFVSSAFKRLFIRITDREKEGEFVDTDRKKLTFTNWGPNQPDNYKGAQDCGAIADSGLWDDVSCDSLYPIICEIEIK